The following coding sequences lie in one bacterium genomic window:
- a CDS encoding tetrahydrofolate dehydrogenase/cyclohydrolase catalytic domain-containing protein: protein MAARILDGRVVAQQRRAPLIEQVGVFTARHSVAPCLAAVLAGANPASQQYVETKARAAGKVGIRSETFHLAGDTSQGDYLALIDDLNRRRDVHGILPQLPLPSQIDPQRVFERIDPLKDVDGLSPENAGRLALGYPRLIPCTPLGILALLDYAGVRLAGAQVVVVGRSNIVGKPVALLTLARNATVMICHSRTIDLAVRTRMADVLIVAVGRPRAIGAEMVKPGAVVIDVGNGRVEGKTVGDVDFDGVKEVAGAITPVPGGVGPMTIEFVLENTLAAARLQLEAEG, encoded by the coding sequence GTGGCCGCGAGGATCTTGGACGGCAGGGTAGTCGCGCAGCAACGACGCGCCCCGCTCATCGAGCAGGTGGGGGTATTCACCGCCCGTCACAGCGTAGCGCCGTGTTTGGCTGCCGTGCTCGCCGGCGCGAATCCCGCCTCCCAGCAGTACGTAGAGACCAAGGCTCGGGCTGCGGGGAAGGTGGGGATCCGTTCTGAAACCTTCCATCTCGCCGGCGACACCTCTCAGGGCGATTACCTTGCCCTGATCGATGACCTGAACCGCCGCCGGGACGTCCACGGGATCCTCCCCCAGCTGCCCCTGCCTTCTCAGATCGATCCTCAGCGCGTCTTCGAGCGGATCGATCCACTCAAGGATGTGGACGGATTGAGCCCGGAGAACGCCGGCCGGCTCGCGCTCGGGTATCCTCGATTGATCCCGTGCACCCCGCTCGGCATCCTCGCGCTGCTCGATTACGCGGGGGTCCGGCTCGCCGGTGCCCAGGTCGTCGTCGTCGGTCGGAGCAACATCGTGGGCAAGCCGGTGGCCCTCCTCACGCTCGCCCGGAATGCGACGGTGATGATCTGCCACTCTCGCACCATCGACTTGGCGGTGCGCACGCGGATGGCGGACGTCCTGATTGTCGCGGTCGGGCGCCCGCGAGCGATTGGAGCGGAGATGGTCAAGCCCGGCGCCGTCGTGATCGACGTGGGGAACGGCCGCGTTGAGGGGAAGACCGTTGGAGACGTGGATTTTGACGGCGTCAAAGAGGTCGCCGGCGCCATCACCCCGGTCCCGGGGGGTGTCGGCCCCATGACGATCGAGTTCGTGCTCGAGAATACGCTGGCCGCGGCGCGCCTGCAACTCGAGGCCGAGGGATGA